In Lacerta agilis isolate rLacAgi1 chromosome 1, rLacAgi1.pri, whole genome shotgun sequence, the following proteins share a genomic window:
- the DLL4 gene encoding delta-like protein 4 isoform X1: MAALRLVGLTLAVAVTLQKVSGSGVFQLELRHFANGQSALASGESCGSGCRTFFRVCLMHYQAVISPGDCTFGSIVTPVLGINSFAIRETEGFGSPIKLPFNFTWPGTFSLIIEAWHAPEGYHPAAGSKPPARKWLISQMAIRRSLAVGEAWLQDQQSHEWARLNFSYRVVCNEHYYGDNCSRLCKDRDDLFGHYVCKADGGMACLPGWTGDYCTDAICLDGCSEKSGFCRKPGECICRSGWKGRYCNECIPHVGCRHGTCTKPGKCICDEGWGGLFCDQDLNYCTHHRPCKNGATCMNTGQGSYTCSCKDGFTGVDCERNISECDSNPCKNGGSCTDLGKYYKCTCPPGYDGVNCEHSALTCVDSPCFNGGTCLEREGGTSYACICPMGFTGSNCEKKEDRCTNNPCSNGGQCFVLGQQHVCRCRPGFSGQKCEINISKCSRNPCSNGGSCHDLVTTHDYTCTCLPGYTGKNCETRTRDECASEPCQNGGTCYVGLYPTTFACHCLSGFMGSHCEFPVHSVSEPPKQVPWVAISMGVGLVALLVLCCMIAIVIRQMQRQPEQNSEAMNNLSDFQKENLIPASQLKNTNKNKDLEVDCVLEKSNYKLKNHTLDYNLMKELTCRGAQEDKYHKSEKCIGEKSPFWLRSEKPECRISAICSPRDSMYQSVFVIAEERNECVIATEV, from the exons ATGGCAGCCTTGCGCCTCGTGGGCTTGACATTGGCTGTCGCGGTGACGCTGCAG AAGGTCTCCGGCTCGGGCGTCTTCCAGCTGGAGCTGCGGCACTTTGCCAACGGCCAAAGCGCGCTGGCGAGCGGAGAGTCGTGCGGGTCCGGCTGCAGGACCTTCTTCCGCGTGTGCTTGATGCATTACCAGGCGGTGATCTCGCCGGGCGACTGCACCTTCGGCAGCATCGTGACCCCGGTGCTGGGGATCAACTCCTTCGCCATCCGGGAGACCGAGGGCTTCGGCAGCCCCATCAAGTTACCTTTCAACTTCACGTGGCCG GGAACTTTCTCATTGATCATCGAAGCCTGGCACGCTCCCGAAGGTTACCATCCAGCAG CAGGATCCAAGCCCCCTGCCCGGAAGTGGCTCATCAGCCAGATGGCGATCCGGCGCTCGCTGGCCGTGGGCGAGGCGTGGCTGCAGGACCAGCAGAGCCACGAGTGGGCCCGCCTGAACTTCTCCTACCGCGTGGTGTGCAACGAGCACTACTACGGCGACAACTGCTCCCGCCTCTGCAAGGACCGCGACGACCTCTTCGGCCACTACGTCTGCAAAGCCGACGGTGGGATGGCCTGCCTGCCCGGCTGGACGGGGGACTACTGCACCGACG CTATCTGTCTAGATGGGTGTTCAGAGAAAAGTGGATTTTGCAGAAAGCCAGGAGAGTGCAT CTGTCGTAGTGGTTGGAAAGGCCGTTACTGTAATGAATGTATCCCTCATGTGGGTTGTCGCCATGGGACCTGTACAAAACCAGGAAAGTGCATATGTGATGAAGGCTGGGGAGGCCTTTTTTGTGATCAAG ATCTGAACTACTGCACCCATCACAGACCCTGTAAGAATGGGGCCACCTGCATGAACACTGGCCAGGGAAGTTATACATGTTCCTGCAAAGATGGTTTTACTGGTGTTGACTGTGAACGGAATATCAGCGAATGTGACAGTAACCCCTGCAAGAATGGAGGCAGTTGCACA GATTTAGGGAAATACTACAAATGCACATGTCCCCCAGGATACGATGGTGTTAATTGTGAGCACAGTGCCTTGACTTGTGTTGATTCTCCATGTTTTAATGGTGGCACATGCctagaaagagaaggaggaaccAGCTATGCTTGTATTTGTCCTATGGGCTTTACAGGATCCAACTGCGAAAAGAAAGAAGACAGGTGTACCAACAACCCCTGTTCTAATG GTGGGCAGTGCTTTGTTTTGGGCCAGCAACACGTGTGTCGTTGTCGTCCTGGTTTCTCCGGTCAGAAATGTGAGATAAACATCAGCAAGTGTTCCAGAAATCCATGCTCCAATGGAGGATCTTGTCATGACCTTGTGACTACACATGATTATACATGTACTTGCTTGCCAGGCTACACTGGCAAAAACTGTGAAACCAGAACTAGAGATGAATGTGCCTCTGAGCCCTGCCAGAATGGGGGAACATGCTATGTTGGGCTTTATCCTACTACTTTTGCTTGTCACTGCCTTTCTGGCTTCATGGGCAGCCATTGTGAATTTCCAGTGCATTCAGTTTCAGAGCCTCCTAAACAGGTTCCTTGGGTGGCCATATCCATGGGAGTTGGGCTAGTGGCTCTTCTTGTTTTGTGCTGCATGATCGCTATAGTTATCCGGCAGATGCAGAGACAGCCAGAACAGAATTCAGAAGCCATGAACAACCTGTCTGACTTCCAGAAGGAAAATCTCATCCCAGCGTCTCAACTTAAAAACACCAATAAAAACAAAGACCTTGAAGTAGACTGCGTGCTGGAGAAATCAAACTACAAACTTAAGAATCACACATTGGATTATAACCTGATGAAGGAACTGACGTGTAGAGGGGCTCAGGAAGATAAATATCATAAAAGCGAAAAATGTATAGGAGAGAAATCACCCTTCTGGTTACGCAG TGAAAAGCCAGAATGTAGAATATCAGCTATATGCTCTCCAAGGGATTCCATGTACCAGTCTGTCTTTGTGATAGCAGAAGAGCGAAATGAGTGTGTTATAGCCACAGAG GTATAA
- the DLL4 gene encoding delta-like protein 4 isoform X2: protein MAALRLVGLTLAVAVTLQKVSGSGVFQLELRHFANGQSALASGESCGSGCRTFFRVCLMHYQAVISPGDCTFGSIVTPVLGINSFAIRETEGFGSPIKLPFNFTWPGTFSLIIEAWHAPEGYHPAGSKPPARKWLISQMAIRRSLAVGEAWLQDQQSHEWARLNFSYRVVCNEHYYGDNCSRLCKDRDDLFGHYVCKADGGMACLPGWTGDYCTDAICLDGCSEKSGFCRKPGECICRSGWKGRYCNECIPHVGCRHGTCTKPGKCICDEGWGGLFCDQDLNYCTHHRPCKNGATCMNTGQGSYTCSCKDGFTGVDCERNISECDSNPCKNGGSCTDLGKYYKCTCPPGYDGVNCEHSALTCVDSPCFNGGTCLEREGGTSYACICPMGFTGSNCEKKEDRCTNNPCSNGGQCFVLGQQHVCRCRPGFSGQKCEINISKCSRNPCSNGGSCHDLVTTHDYTCTCLPGYTGKNCETRTRDECASEPCQNGGTCYVGLYPTTFACHCLSGFMGSHCEFPVHSVSEPPKQVPWVAISMGVGLVALLVLCCMIAIVIRQMQRQPEQNSEAMNNLSDFQKENLIPASQLKNTNKNKDLEVDCVLEKSNYKLKNHTLDYNLMKELTCRGAQEDKYHKSEKCIGEKSPFWLRSEKPECRISAICSPRDSMYQSVFVIAEERNECVIATEV, encoded by the exons ATGGCAGCCTTGCGCCTCGTGGGCTTGACATTGGCTGTCGCGGTGACGCTGCAG AAGGTCTCCGGCTCGGGCGTCTTCCAGCTGGAGCTGCGGCACTTTGCCAACGGCCAAAGCGCGCTGGCGAGCGGAGAGTCGTGCGGGTCCGGCTGCAGGACCTTCTTCCGCGTGTGCTTGATGCATTACCAGGCGGTGATCTCGCCGGGCGACTGCACCTTCGGCAGCATCGTGACCCCGGTGCTGGGGATCAACTCCTTCGCCATCCGGGAGACCGAGGGCTTCGGCAGCCCCATCAAGTTACCTTTCAACTTCACGTGGCCG GGAACTTTCTCATTGATCATCGAAGCCTGGCACGCTCCCGAAGGTTACCATCCAGCAG GATCCAAGCCCCCTGCCCGGAAGTGGCTCATCAGCCAGATGGCGATCCGGCGCTCGCTGGCCGTGGGCGAGGCGTGGCTGCAGGACCAGCAGAGCCACGAGTGGGCCCGCCTGAACTTCTCCTACCGCGTGGTGTGCAACGAGCACTACTACGGCGACAACTGCTCCCGCCTCTGCAAGGACCGCGACGACCTCTTCGGCCACTACGTCTGCAAAGCCGACGGTGGGATGGCCTGCCTGCCCGGCTGGACGGGGGACTACTGCACCGACG CTATCTGTCTAGATGGGTGTTCAGAGAAAAGTGGATTTTGCAGAAAGCCAGGAGAGTGCAT CTGTCGTAGTGGTTGGAAAGGCCGTTACTGTAATGAATGTATCCCTCATGTGGGTTGTCGCCATGGGACCTGTACAAAACCAGGAAAGTGCATATGTGATGAAGGCTGGGGAGGCCTTTTTTGTGATCAAG ATCTGAACTACTGCACCCATCACAGACCCTGTAAGAATGGGGCCACCTGCATGAACACTGGCCAGGGAAGTTATACATGTTCCTGCAAAGATGGTTTTACTGGTGTTGACTGTGAACGGAATATCAGCGAATGTGACAGTAACCCCTGCAAGAATGGAGGCAGTTGCACA GATTTAGGGAAATACTACAAATGCACATGTCCCCCAGGATACGATGGTGTTAATTGTGAGCACAGTGCCTTGACTTGTGTTGATTCTCCATGTTTTAATGGTGGCACATGCctagaaagagaaggaggaaccAGCTATGCTTGTATTTGTCCTATGGGCTTTACAGGATCCAACTGCGAAAAGAAAGAAGACAGGTGTACCAACAACCCCTGTTCTAATG GTGGGCAGTGCTTTGTTTTGGGCCAGCAACACGTGTGTCGTTGTCGTCCTGGTTTCTCCGGTCAGAAATGTGAGATAAACATCAGCAAGTGTTCCAGAAATCCATGCTCCAATGGAGGATCTTGTCATGACCTTGTGACTACACATGATTATACATGTACTTGCTTGCCAGGCTACACTGGCAAAAACTGTGAAACCAGAACTAGAGATGAATGTGCCTCTGAGCCCTGCCAGAATGGGGGAACATGCTATGTTGGGCTTTATCCTACTACTTTTGCTTGTCACTGCCTTTCTGGCTTCATGGGCAGCCATTGTGAATTTCCAGTGCATTCAGTTTCAGAGCCTCCTAAACAGGTTCCTTGGGTGGCCATATCCATGGGAGTTGGGCTAGTGGCTCTTCTTGTTTTGTGCTGCATGATCGCTATAGTTATCCGGCAGATGCAGAGACAGCCAGAACAGAATTCAGAAGCCATGAACAACCTGTCTGACTTCCAGAAGGAAAATCTCATCCCAGCGTCTCAACTTAAAAACACCAATAAAAACAAAGACCTTGAAGTAGACTGCGTGCTGGAGAAATCAAACTACAAACTTAAGAATCACACATTGGATTATAACCTGATGAAGGAACTGACGTGTAGAGGGGCTCAGGAAGATAAATATCATAAAAGCGAAAAATGTATAGGAGAGAAATCACCCTTCTGGTTACGCAG TGAAAAGCCAGAATGTAGAATATCAGCTATATGCTCTCCAAGGGATTCCATGTACCAGTCTGTCTTTGTGATAGCAGAAGAGCGAAATGAGTGTGTTATAGCCACAGAG GTATAA